The Mucilaginibacter gracilis genomic interval TTTATTACTCAGCCCTCAAAAAATGGTAAAGCGCGAGGTTGATATTGTTGTAATTTCCGACGTGCATTTGGGTACCTATGGTTGCCAGGCTAAAGAATTATTACGCTATTTAAAAAGCATAAGGCCAAAAATACTGATACTAAACGGCGATATTATTGATATTTGGCAGTTTAGCAAATCGTACTGGCCGGAGGCGCATACCAAGGTGCTGCGCCGTATACTAAAATTTATTGCCGAAGGCATTCCCGTTTATTACCTAACCGGTAACCATGATGAGATGCTGCGCAAATTTGCCGATTTTGATTTGGGCAGCTTTAAACTGTTAAACAAGGTGTTACTTAACATTGACGGCAAAAAGGCCTGGATATTTCATGGTGATATTTTTGATGTTACCATGCAGCACTCCAAATGGCTGGCCAAACTGGGCGCAGTTGGGTATGATACGCTGATACTGATAAATAGCTTTGTTAATTGGTGCCTTAAATTGATGGGCAGGCCTAAAATGAGTTTCTCGGCAAGGGTAAAGGCTAAATTTAAAGATGCGGTAAGCTTTATTAATCATTTTGAACAAACCGCTGCCGACCTGGCTGTTGATAAAGGTTATGATTATGTAATATGCGGCCATATTCACCACGCCGAGATTAAAACCATACAGGGTAATGACGACCGAATAGGCTCGGTTGTATACCTTAACTCGGGCGATTGGGTTGAGAGCTTAACCGCTTTGGAGTATAATAACGGTAATTGGAGCATTTACAAATACCAAACCGACGATTTTAAAGCTGAAACAGAAGACGAGGACAAAACTGACCTTGAAGACCTGGATGCCAAAATGAATGTGCTTGATCTGTTAGAGAGGTTTAAACAAGAGAGCCACTAATGTAGTTAATGCATTATCTTTGCAAAAGCCTTTTGAAATAACAGATGAAGATACTCTATGCAATACAGGGAACAGGGAACGGACATATTAGCCGTGCGCGAGAAGTTGTCCCTTTGTTGCAGCAGCACGGCGAGCTTGACCTGCTGGTAAGCGGTACCGAGGCCGAGATGCAGTTACCACAACCACTTAAATACAGGTTACACGGGGCAAGCTTTGTTTTTGGCAAAACCGGCGGTGTTGATAAATGGGCAACTTATAAGATAATGAACCTGCGCCAGCTATGGCACGATATACGCAACATACCGCTTAAACAGTACGATTTAATAGTTAACGATTTTGAACCGGTTACGGCCTGGGCATGCCGTTTCCAAAAGGTGGAGTCGGTTTCGTTGAGCCATCAGTGTTCTTTTGTATCAAAAAAAACACCACGGCCCGATAAATACAACTTTGCCGAATTGCTTTTAAAATATTATTCGCCTACCGACCATCACATCGGTTTTCATTTTGACAGGTACGACGACTTTATTCATACTCCCGTTATCAGGAGCGAAATACGATCACTGGATCCTAAAAATATGGGGCATTACACCGTGTACCTGCCCGCCTATGACGACCGCACACTTGTTAAATACCTTAGCCAGATTGATGTGCCCTGGCAAATTTTTTCTAAACGCCAAAAAACCACGTATCAGGAAGGTAACGTACAGGTTAACCCGGTAAATAACGAAGCTTTTAACAAAAGTATGGCTAATTGCGAAGGCTTACTTACCGGCGGCGGCTTTGAAGGGCCCGCCGAAGCACTATATCTGCAAAAAAAGGTATTGATGATACCCATGAACGACCAATACGAGCAGCAATGCAATGCCCTGGCGGCATCACGGCTGGGTGTGCCTGTTATACACGAAGTTGATGATACCTTTGTATCAAAAATACGCCATTGGGTTGAGAGCGATAACCTCATCAAAGTTAATTTCCCGGATGAAACGGCTGCCATTATAGCAAATATGGTGAAAACCTACGGAGCCCCCCTAACCCCCTGAAGGGGGAACAAGTTCGCCATGCGGCCTTTGGATTTATTTGCCTGCGAGGGATAGCGTGGCAATCGCAGGTTAGTGGAGCCACTGCGAAGGGAGAATTGCTTACGTGCGATTGCTTCGTGCCTCGCAAAGACAAGTTAAACCATGTCCTAAAGCCTATCTAAAACAAAGTTATTTTCCAGCTTCGCGGTTTTTCTGTTAATATTGCTAAATAGTTTATAAATTAAATGATAAAGGCTTTTAGAACACTTAATCCAATTAACATCCTTTGGCTGGCTGTTGTATTAGTTGTTTTGAGGATAGCTTATGTTATTCATCTGCCGCAGCATATTGCCATTGTTTTTGTTGAACCGTTTGCGCGCCTGCTGATACCGGTAAATTACGAAGATTCGTTTAGCTCAATTTATAACGTAATTTCGGCAGGGGTATTGGTTTTTATACAGGCACTTTGGTTAAACCATATTATTAACCAGTATAGCCTGTTAAGCAAGCCCACTTTTTTGCCTGCGCTTGTTTATATAACGGCATCGTCGTTATTTGGGCCATTTTTAGTGCTTAGTCCGCCGCTCATTTGCAATTTTTTAATTTTGTGGATGGTGCATATGCTTTTAGAGTTGTATGCCGACGAAAACCCTATGGGTACGGCCTTTAACCTGGGCATGGTGGTTGCCGTTGGCACCCTTATTTACTTCCCGTTTATTTATATGTTTTTAGCCATTTGGGCCGGCCTCGTAATTTTTAGGCCCTTTAACTGGCGCGAATGGGTTGCGGCAATAATAGGCTTTGTTACAATTTTCTTTTTTTTGGCGGTTTTTTATTTTTGGACAGACAGGATAGAGGAGTTTTATAAAATATGGTTGCCTTTGGGCAGCAGTTTCCCGGCCAGTATACAAATAGTGAGCTATTATAATTACCTGGTGCTTATACCGGTTATGGTTATCCTGCTGCTGTCGTTTATCCGGCTCAGGCAAAATTTTTTCAGGAGTTATATATTGATGCGTAAGGCTTTTCAATTGCTTGGCTTTATGTTTGTTATTGCCCTGTTATCGTTTTACGTTAAACCAAACTTTGATTTGAGCCACTTTTTATTATGTTTGGTGCCTGTATCTGTTATGTTTGCTTATTACTTTTTAAACGCCAACAAATGGTGGATGTACGAAACCCTCTATTTTTTGTTGGTAATGAGCATCGTTTACTTCCAGTTTAACAAATTTTAACTTTTAATTTCGTGCAAATGTGCCCGCTTGTGTTAGTTTTGTAGCATGAAATTCGGCGTAGTCATTTTTCCCGGCTCCAATTGTGATCAGGATATCATATATGTATTGGAGAAAATAATGGGGCAGCAGGTTGTACAGCTTTGGCATAAAGACCATGATTTGCAAAATGTAGATTTTGTTATATTACCCGGAGGTTTTTCCTTCGGCGATTATTTGCGGTCGGGGGCAATAGCCCGCTTTTCGCCAATAATGAACGAGGTTATCAATTTTGCGGCAAGGGGCGGTTATGTATGGGGCATTTGCAACGGTTTTCAAATACTGGCCGAAGCCGGCCTGGTACCCGGAGCATTGCTGCACAATAGCAAGCGTAAGTTTATATGCAACAACATTTACCTAAAAGCGCAAACAACAAACTCGCTATTAACATCGCAGGTTGATGCCGCCAAGGCCTTAAAAATACCTATTGCACACGGCGAAGGTAACTTTTTTGCCGACGCAGATACGTTGAAAAGCCTCAATGATAATGAGCAGGTATTGTTTAGGTATTGCGACGAAGCCGGTAATATTACCGATGCCGCAAACCCTAACGGCGCGGCTCAAAACATAGCCGGTATTTGCAACAAAAACCGCAATGTTTTTGGTATGATGCCACACCCCGAAAGGGCGGCCGACAGCTTACTTGCCAATGAGGATGGGCTTGCAATTTTTGAATCGATACTATCGTTTGTTAAGGCCTAATGGCTAACCTTGTAATTGATATTGGTAATACAAACATCAAATTAGCGGTTTTTAATTTTGATGAGTTAAGCTGGGTACAAAGTTACAAGGTGGTTGATGAGCAGGTATTAAATGATATTTTAACCGGCTATAAACCGGATAGAGCTATCATTTCATCAGTAAAAAAGCAATATACCGAAACCTGGGAGCCGTATTTAAGCAAACACATTCCGCTGGTTAAGTTTAATGCAGATATGGCTAAGTTGATTAAAAACCATTACCGTACACCAAAAACACTGGGGCTTGACAGGCTTGCCGCAGTAGCCGGTGCACAGGCGCTTTACCCAGGTAAAAGCAGTATGGTTATTGATGCCGGTACCTGCATAACTTATGATTGGGTTGATACCGATGGCAGCTATTTTGGCGGCAGCATATCGCCGGGTTTGCAAATGCGTTACAAAGCATTAAGCCATTACACCGGGGCACTGCCTTTGCTTAATGCCGACGAGCATTTTACCGCACATGCCGGAGATGATACACAAACGGCCATACATTCGGGCGTGCAAAACGGTATACGTTTTGAAGTGGAGGGCTTTATTGCAGCTTACTTTAAGGCCCAAAAACCAATGAATATTTTACTAACCGGGGGCGATTCGATTTTTTTTGATACTCTATTGAAAAATAGCATCTTTGCCCCTCACATAAAAATTGAACCTTATTTGGTTCTGAGTGGATTAAACGCAGTTATACAACAGCCTAATGACTAATTATTTAAAGTTTTTTTTAATATTTTTATTTTCTGCTGCAGCATCAGGAGCGCTTGCACAACAAGCAGGTTCGGCCACCACAAGTTCGCCGTATTCAAAATTCGGGCTTGGCGATTACGACGAATCATTATTGCCGCAGCAACGCGGTATGGGTGGCATAGGGGTTGCTGTACGCAAGCCCAGTGGCTTTAGTGATATTAATGTGCTAAACCCGGCTTCATACAGCTCAATACAATTAACTACTTTTGATATTGGGGGCTATATGGGTACAACGTCGCTAAAAACAAGCACCACAGGGCCGCAAACCAGTGCTAACTTTAGGTTAAGCCACATAACGTTGGCAGTGCCGGTTAGTAAACAGTCGGCATTAAGCTTTGGTATATTGCCATACGCCAACCTTGGTTACAGCTACAGGCAGCAAACAAAAACAACATTAAACAGGGCATCAACAGGTGGTATTGATACCAGCGCAACGGTAAACAACGTATACTCGGGCGAGGGAGGTTTATCAAAGGCCTATATTGGCTACGGCTTTGGTTTGGGCGAAAACCTTAACTTAGGTTTTAACGTGGCTTATATTTTTGGTAACGAAAAGCAATACCGCTCAACCGAGTTTCCGGATATACCAACGGTATTAAACAACAACATTGAAAATAGCTTTAATGCAAGTGGTTTAAATTTTGATTACGGCGTTCAATACAACTTAAAGGTTAGCGAAACCAGGCGCTTTACTGTTGGCTACTCGGGTTCGTCAAGCTCGCAACTTAATGCAAACAGCAACTTTGTGGTTACTCAATATTTATTGGCTACAGATGGCACTGCGGATGTACCCCGCGATAGTTTAATAAGCACCAAAACATCGGGCAAAATTAATTTGCCTATGATACACAGGTTTGGGATAGCCTACCAAAAAGACGGAAAGTTTATGATAGGCGCTGATTATAAGATAGGCCAATGGTCGGACCTTTCGATAGGCGGCGTTAACTCGGGCTTGAAAAACAGCCAAAGCTTTGCCCTTGGCGGCGAAATTATTCCAAACATTGATGCGATATCAAACTACCTGTCCGTGGTTGACTATCGTTTTGGTTTAAAGTATGATAAAACCTACATTAACGTTAACGGAACAGATATTAAACAATATGCCGCAACCTTTGGCCTAGGCTTACCTATACCCAACGAAAGGCGTACAAGCTATTATAAAGTGAACATAGCTGCCGAAGTTGGCCGCAGGGGCACGCTTGAAAACAGCCTGGTTCGCGAAACTTATTTTAACCTGCACATAGGCTTTACCATTAACGACAAGTGGTTCCAGAAGTACAAGTTTGATTAATTTGCGGCATGAAGCAGTTTAAATGGTTTACCGGCATATTTTTACCGGCATTGTTTATGGCTGTGCTGCTACTGGCTTGCGAAAATGATTTAAACCAGGTAAAAAAAATATCGGCGCTGGAAGCCAGCAAGCCGGTTGACAGTACGCTGGGTGTTGATGTGATTTACAGCGATTCGGCAAAAGTGCGTGCGCACATGACAACGCCGTTGATGCTTCGCCAAAACCCTACCGACCCTAATAAAGGTTTTTACGAAATGCCGAAAGGGGTTAAGATTGTTTTTTATGATGACAAGCTTAACCAAAAGGTAGCGCACTTTGATGCGGATAAGCACATCGTATCTACCGTAACATCCGACTATGCTATTACCAGCAACATGGACAAGCTGATTGAGCTGCGAAAAAACGTTGTGGTAAAAAATACCGAAGGGGCTGTTTTTACCACGCAGCAGCTTTTTTATGATACCAACAAGAAATTAATTTACAGCAATGTTGCCTGCCAGATGACAAAACCCGACGGCACTGCGCTTGACGGAACATCGTTTACCAGCAACGAAACTTTTACCAATTATGCCTTTAAACAGGGCAAAGGCACTATTGCCACAAGCGGAAAATTGGGCCAATAACGGCTTGATTTATAGAGATAAAAATTGTGCTATAATTTTTTACCAAAAGTTGTATCTTGCGCGCTCTTTTGAATAATATAAATATTGATATTGTATGGGTATAATGGGGTTTTTGCGCGAAAGGTTTGGAAAAATAGTAGCTATTACTATTGGCCTTGCGCTTGGTGTGTTTATCGTAACCGAGGTAGTTCAGTACGGTAAATCGTATTTTAACGGGTCTGCAAATGATGTTGGCCAGGTTGATGGCGAAAAAATAGACAGAGCCGATTTTGACAAAAAGGTTGAGCAAAGTGTAGCCAATTACAAGCAACGTTATGGCCAAACCAATGTTGATCCGCAGGCGATGTCTTATTTGCAGGAGCAAACCTGGAACCAGGTGGTGAGCCTGATGGTACTGCAAAAAGAAATTGATAAGCTGGGTTTAGTTGTTGGTGTTGATGAAACGCAAGACATGATAAGCGGGCCTACGCCTAACCAAATGATATTGCAAAACTTTGCTAACCAGCAAACAGGCCAGTTAGACAGAACTGCACTGAACGACTTTTTGGGAAGACTTAGAGTTGCCAAGGCAGAAGACCCGATAAAGGCAAGCTGGGCAAGCTTTGTTAACCAGATGATAGATAATAAAAAGGATGAAAAGTATTTAGCCATGATTAAAAACGGCTTATACATAAACAGCCTTGATGCTAAAGACGACTACGAAGCCAAAAATAAATTGGTTAACTTTAAATATGTAAGTGTTGATTACGCATCAATACCTGATAATAAAGTAACGCTTACCGATGGTGATTATCAAAGTTATTATGATGACCACAAAAACATGTTTAAAAACCCACGCGAATTGCGCAGTTTTGATTTTGTTGCATTTGATGCATCACCTTCAAAAGATGATTCGGCAGCGGTAAAAGAGCAGGTAGCAAAATTAATACCCGATTTTAAGGCAAGCACAAACGATTCGGTTTTTGTTGCTATTAACGCCGAAACTAAAGCACCTTTAGTTTATCAAAAGAAGGGTCAATTGGATCCTAAAATTGATACCATTATGCTGGGTGCGGCTAAGGGGTTTGTATATGGCCCGTATTTCTCAAACGGATCATTCAAACTGGCTAAATTAGTTGATTCGCGTTTCAGTCCGGATTCTGTTAAAGCCCGTCATATTTTGATTAGCATCCAGGCCGAAGGTAGCCCGGAGAAAGCTTTGGCTAAAGCCGATTCGTTAAAAAAATTAATACAAAGCGGTAAAAAAACCTTTGCCGAATTAGCTCCAATAAACTCGATAGACAAACAATCGGGTGTTAAAGGTGGCGAACTGGGCACTTTTACCCGTGGCCAAATGGTGCCGGTATTTGAGGATGCCGTTTTTGATGGTAAAAAAGGTGAGTTTAAAATAGTTACTTCTCAATTTGGTGTTCACCTTGTGGAGATTGAAGACCAAAAAGGATCATCAAAAGTTGTTAAGGTTGCCGTTGTTGATAAACCACTTGAGGCAAGTACTAAAACCACATCGGCGGCTTATTCAAAAGCTCAGGCATTTTTAGGTAACCTAACCAAGGATAATTTTGATGCCGAAGCTAAAAAAGCAGGTTTACAAGTAAAAACTGCCGAAGATGTTAACGGATTGGCATCGTCGGGTGGCGGTTTAGAAAACATCCGCGAGTTGGTTCGTTGGGCTTTTAAGGCCGACAAAGGCGACTTTAGGGAGCAGGTTGACCAAGCAGGTAATGAGTATGTAATTGCCCGTTTATCGCAAATTAAGCCAAAAGGTATTTTGCCTTTAGATGTTGTTAAGAAACAAATAACACCACAGGTATTAAACATTGCTAAGGCAAAACAAATATTGCCAAAGCTTGAAAGTGCATTAAACGGCGCTTCTACCATTGAGCAGGTTGGCCAAAAAGCCGGCATCCCGGTTACACCGGTACAAAACGTTGTTTTTGCTAACCCGGTTGTACCAGGCTCGGCGCAAGAAAATAAGTTGATAGGTGCTATGTTTGGCTCGCAGGTTAACAAACTATCAAAACCAATTGAAGGCGACAAGGCTGTTTATGTGTATGTTGTTGAGAATTTTTTAAACCCTCCGCCATTAACCAATGCATTGCGCCAAAGGGAACAAATAGCCCAGCAATTGTTGCAAAGAACTGATAACGCGGTGTTAGAAGCCCTGAAAGATAAGGCGAATGTAAAAGATTACAGAGCCAAGGTACTGTAACCAATATATTAAGTAATTTTGTATCCGGAATTGGTGATTAAACCTTTTCCGGATTTTTTGTTTAATAGTAAAATGGATATCCAGGAAGAAATAGTTAATAAAGTTGCCCTGAGTGGTTTGGTGAGTGTAGACCCGGCGAGTTTTTACCCGCCAGGAGAACGCTTGGTTTACGATATAAAGGATAATTTATTTATGGGCCTGATGCTACGCGAAAAGGACTTTAGGGAATTTGTTAAAACGCATGACTGGACGCAATATGCCCACAAAAACGTTGCCCTAACCTGTAGCGCCGATGCTATTGTACCTACCTGGGCCTATATGTTATTGGCAAACAGGCTGGCCCCTTACGCGCGCGAAGTGGTGTTTGGCGATTTGGCAACCCTGGAGACTGTTTTGTTTGAAAAAGCCCTAGCGGCGTTAAATATTGAGCAATACCGTAACCAGCGGATTGTGATAAAGGGTTGCGGCGATGTGGCCGTTCCACCGTCGGCTTATGTAGAGTTGGCTAAAAAGCTAACTCCGGTAGTAAAGAGCCTGATGTATGGCGAGCCATGCTCAACAGTGCCGATATACAAGCGTAAAGATTAAACAAATTGAATTACTTTTTGTAATAAGTGCTGTATGAAACACATTTGGTTACTTTTCTTAACGGCACTAATAGGCGGCAGCGGGCTATGCCAGGAATTGCCCAAGGATGCGCAACCCGCATTTCAGGCCGGAGAGCATTTGCATTATAAATTGAAGTATGGTTTTATTACCGCCGCCGAGGCAGACTTACAAGTATCAAGCAGTGACATCAAATTTAACGACCGCCCTGCCTACCATATTATTGCAGATGGTAAAACTACCGGTACGTTTGATTTTTTTTACAAGGTGCGCAACCGTTACGAATCGTATATAGATTGTAACAGTTTAATGCCCTATCGCTACAAAGAAAACCGGCGGGAGGGCAAATACAGGCACAACGACGATATTAAGTTTGACCACGATAGCGGCAAAATAACAGCAAACAAAGGTGTGTTCCCGTTTAAGGGTAAGGTGTTTGATTTTCCGTCGGCTTATTTTTATGCGCGCTGTTTGGATATGTCTAAAATAAAGGTTGGCGAGAAACTGGTGTTTCATTATTTTTTGGAAGATAAGATACAATCGCTAACGATAACCTACGTGGGTAAAGAAACTGTTGAATGCTCGTTAGGTAAATTTAACTGCCTTAAATTTAACCCCGAAATTATACCCGGCAATATTTTTAGGAAAGACAGTAAGTTTTACCTTTGGATAACGGATGACAAGAACCGGATACCTGTAAAGGCCCAGGTTGAAGTTATTGTTGGGAGCCTTACGATGGATCTTACCGAAGCCAAAGGTTTAAAATACCCCTTAAATAATCAATAATAAAAAAGCGATAGATGATTGAAGTTCAAAGTACGCTGGTACACGAAGATGTGGTGAGAGAGAATTTTGTGTGTAACCTTAATAAATGCAAAGGGGCGTGCTGCCTTGAAGGTGATAGCGGCGCGCCGCTTGAAGCTGCCGAACTTGATATTTTAAACGAGATATACCCCAAAGTGAAACCTTACATGACCGCCAAGGGTATTGAGACAATTGAAAAGGTTGGTACCTACGTGGTTGATTTTGAAGGCGATTATACTACGCCCTGTGTTGATGTAAATAAGGAGTGCGCCTATGTAATATGGGAAAACGGTATTACTAAATGCGCCATTGAAAAAGCATGGGAAGAGGGCGCTGTTGATTGGCAAAAACCAATATCGTGCCATTTGTACCCTATCCGTATAACGGCTTACCCGGAATTTGATGTTTTAAATTACGACCGGTGGAGCATTTGCAGCCCTGCATGCTCTTTTGGCGATGAGTTGAAAGTTAGAGTACACGAGTTTTTAAAAGGCCCGCTGATTAGGAAATATGGCGAGGAGTGGTACGCCGAACTGGAAAACCAGATAGCGAGCCCACCTGCCCCCTGAAGGCGACGCGGGGCGATTAAACTATCGGCAAAATAAGCAACAATAATAGCGCAAGTTTTTCGTGCAGCAGTAATTTATTGATATTATTGTGTACGGTTTTACTTTAAATCGGAAAAATATATTGAAAGGAATTATACTTGCCGGGGGATCGGGAACTAGGTTGCACCCCTTAACGTTAGCAGTAAGTAAACAGTTGATGCCGGTTTACGATAAACCGATGATTTACTACCCGCTATCGGTTTTGATGCTTGCCGGGATAAGCGAAATACTTATCATTTCTACTCCGCACGATTTACCTCATTTTGAAAAACTGTTGGGTGATGGTTCGCGTTTGGGTTGTACTTTTAAGTATGCCGTACAAGCCGAACCTAACGGGCTCGCCCAGGCTTTTGTTATTGGAGCCGATTTTATTGGCAACGACAAAGTGGCACTGATATTAGGCGATAACATTTTTTATGGCGACGGCCTTTCGCACCTGTTGCAGGTTAGCAATAACCCCGAGGGCGGGATGGTGTTTGCCTACCAGGTATCGGACCCGGAACGTTACGGCGTGGTTGAGTTTGATAAAGATAACAAGGCAATATCTATTGAAGAAAAGCCGTTGGAACCAAAATCGGACTATGCGGTGCCGGGATTATATTTTTATGATAACTCGGTCGTTGAAATTGCCAAAAACATTAAACCTTCGCCGCGCGGCGAATATGAAATTACCGACGTAAATAAAGTTTACCTGGAACAAGGAAAATTAAAGGTTGGTATTTTAAGCCGTGGCACGGCATGGCTTGATACAGGTACCTTTGCATCGTTAATGCAAGCCGGCCAGTTTGTGCAGGTAATTGAAGAACGCCAGGGTATGAAAATTGGCTGTATTGAGGAAGTTGCCTACCGAATGCACTTTATTGATGCTGCACAGTTAGAAAGCATTGCCGCACCTTTAGT includes:
- the rfbA gene encoding glucose-1-phosphate thymidylyltransferase RfbA, whose product is MKGIILAGGSGTRLHPLTLAVSKQLMPVYDKPMIYYPLSVLMLAGISEILIISTPHDLPHFEKLLGDGSRLGCTFKYAVQAEPNGLAQAFVIGADFIGNDKVALILGDNIFYGDGLSHLLQVSNNPEGGMVFAYQVSDPERYGVVEFDKDNKAISIEEKPLEPKSDYAVPGLYFYDNSVVEIAKNIKPSPRGEYEITDVNKVYLEQGKLKVGILSRGTAWLDTGTFASLMQAGQFVQVIEERQGMKIGCIEEVAYRMHFIDAAQLESIAAPLVKSGYGQYLLKLLKKK